The segment ACCGCGGCGAATGCGGAGGCGAAGGAGGCGCGGGACGAGGCGGCGGAGGGCGAGGGGGTGGTGGTCACGTGGGTACCTCCGCGGACACGCGGCTGATCGGAGAAGGGGAAACGGGGGAGCGGGGAAGCGCGGAAGAGAGGAAGCGCGGAAGTGGGGGGAGCGGGAAACGGGAGCGGGAACGGCGGCACCGGCGGGCGCACCTGGAGCCGGCCTCGGTTCACCGGCCCCAGGGCGATCGAGTTCCGCCCGTCAGCGCAGGAACGCCGCCGCGACCCCCGCGTCGACGGGGACGTGCACACCGGTGGTGTGGCTGAGGTCGCCGCCGGTGAGGGCGAAGACCGCGTTCGCGACGTGCTCGGGGAGCACCTCGCGCTTGAGCAGCGTCCGCTGGGCGTAGAACTCGCCGAGCTTCTCCTCCTCGATCCCGTACGTGGCGGCCCGCTGGGCGCCCCAGCCGCCGGCGAAGATGCCGGAGCCGCGCACGACACCGTCCGGATTGACGCCGTTGACGCGGATGCCGTGCTCTCCGAGCTCGGCGGCGAGGAGCCGGACCTGGTGGGCCTGGTCGGCCTTGGTGGCGGAGTACGCGATGTTGTTCGGGCCGGCGAAGACGGAGTTCTTCGAGGCGATGTAGACGATGTCGCCGCCGAGCCCCTGCTCGATCATGACGCGGGCGGCCTCGCGGGAGACGAGGAAGGACCCCCGGGCCATGACGGCGTGCTGCAGGTCCCAGTCCCCGGCCGTCGTGTCGAGCAGCGGCTTGGAGAGGGAGATGCCCGCGTTGTTGACGACCAGGTCGACGCCTCCGAAGGCGAGGGCGGCGGCCTTGAACGCCTCCGTGATCTGTGCCTCGGAGGTGACGTCGACGGTGACCGCCACCGCCTTGTCCGGACCGCCCAGCTCCTCGGCGACGGCCGCCGCGTTCTTCCCGTTCAGATCGGCGACCACCACGCAAGCGCCCTCGGCGACCAGCCGCTGCGCGATGGCCCGGCCGATGCCGGAGCCGGCGCCCGTCACCAGGGCGACCCGGGTGGCCAGCGGCTTCGGCTTCGGCATGCGCCGCAGCTTGGCCTCCTCCAGGTCCCAGTACTCGATCCGGAACTTCTCCGATTCCTCGATCGGCGCGTACGAGGAGACCGCCTCCGCGCCCCGCATCACGTTGATCGCGTTCACGTAGAACTCGCCGGCCACCCGGGCGGTCTGCTTGTCCTTGCCGAAGGAGAACATGCCGACGCCGGGGACCAGGACGATCGCCGGGTCCGCGCCGCGCATCGCGGGGGAGCCGGTGGTGGCGTGGCGCGCGTAGTAGGCGGCGTACTCCTCGCGGTACGCGGTGTGCAGCTCCTTCAGCCGGGCGACGGCCTCGCCGAGTTCGGCCGTGGCGGGCAGGTCGAGGACGAGCGGCCTGACCTTGGTCCGCAGGAAGTGGTCCGGGCAGGAGGTGCCCAGGGCGGCGAGGCGCGGGTGCCCGTCGTGGGAGAGGAAGTCGAGGACCGCTTCGGAGTCGGTGAAGTGCCCGACCTGCGGCCGGTCCTGGGAAGCGAGCGACCGGACGACGGGCGCGAGGGCGGCGGCCCGTTCCCTGCGCGGTTCCTCGTCCAGCGCGCCGTAGCCCTCCGACGGCGCGCCGAAGGGCTGCTCCTTGCCCCGGTCGGCGAGGAACGTCTCCGCCGTACGGATCATCCACAGGGCGTTGTCCTCGCACTCGTCGGCGCTCGCGCCCCAGGCCGTGATGCCGTGCCCGCCCAGGACCACACCGACGGCCCGGGGGTTGGCCT is part of the Streptomyces sp. NBC_00250 genome and harbors:
- a CDS encoding bifunctional aldolase/short-chain dehydrogenase, whose protein sequence is MATHPEVAALLDRAHRLGSDPRNTNYAGGNASAKGAVTDPVTGHDIELMWVKGSGGDLGTLTEDGLAVLRLDRLRGLKEVYPGVEREDEMVAAFDYCLHGKGGAAPSIDTAMHGLVEAAHVDHLHPDSGIALACAADGEALTEECFGEKVAWVPWRRPGFQLGLDIAAIKEANPRAVGVVLGGHGITAWGASADECEDNALWMIRTAETFLADRGKEQPFGAPSEGYGALDEEPRRERAAALAPVVRSLASQDRPQVGHFTDSEAVLDFLSHDGHPRLAALGTSCPDHFLRTKVRPLVLDLPATAELGEAVARLKELHTAYREEYAAYYARHATTGSPAMRGADPAIVLVPGVGMFSFGKDKQTARVAGEFYVNAINVMRGAEAVSSYAPIEESEKFRIEYWDLEEAKLRRMPKPKPLATRVALVTGAGSGIGRAIAQRLVAEGACVVVADLNGKNAAAVAEELGGPDKAVAVTVDVTSEAQITEAFKAAALAFGGVDLVVNNAGISLSKPLLDTTAGDWDLQHAVMARGSFLVSREAARVMIEQGLGGDIVYIASKNSVFAGPNNIAYSATKADQAHQVRLLAAELGEHGIRVNGVNPDGVVRGSGIFAGGWGAQRAATYGIEEEKLGEFYAQRTLLKREVLPEHVANAVFALTGGDLSHTTGVHVPVDAGVAAAFLR